The proteins below come from a single Ruficoccus amylovorans genomic window:
- a CDS encoding four helix bundle protein: MASIRTFEEIQAWQKARELSRLVYALTSAEPVSRDFALCDQIRRSSISAMSNIAEGFGRSGNREFLQFLYVARGSLAEVKSQLYVMLDADYINQVQFDSVYAVATEAEALLSGFIGYLSKSDIKGMKFKPTELREPETAFTLPSA; the protein is encoded by the coding sequence ATGGCAAGCATCCGAACATTCGAGGAGATTCAAGCCTGGCAGAAAGCGCGCGAGCTTTCCCGTCTGGTCTATGCTCTTACGTCTGCGGAGCCTGTCAGCAGAGACTTCGCGCTCTGCGACCAAATCCGCAGAAGCAGCATCTCGGCCATGTCCAACATCGCCGAGGGTTTCGGGCGCAGCGGCAACCGCGAGTTTTTGCAGTTCCTCTACGTCGCTCGCGGCTCCCTGGCCGAAGTCAAAAGCCAACTCTACGTCATGCTCGATGCCGATTACATTAACCAGGTTCAGTTCGATAGCGTCTATGCAGTCGCCACCGAAGCCGAGGCGCTGCTCAGCGGTTTCATCGGCTACCTGTCGAAATCGGATATCAAGGGCATGAAATTCAAACCCACAGAACTGCGCGAACCAGAAACCGCCTTCACCCTCCCCTCCGCCTAA